Genomic DNA from Oreochromis aureus strain Israel breed Guangdong linkage group 2, ZZ_aureus, whole genome shotgun sequence:
ACTATAAAGATCTGGGAACCCTGTTGCCCTTTTTTAAATGCTTGTATTTGCAGAAATCCTAGGAGTCAGGATGCAAATAAGATGACTTATTCTGAATGCTAAATACTTTAAGATTTAGGAGTAACCTGCTGCTagcaactttttaaaataaaggttTAGTGCAATAGTCAATTTAAGTGTCAGAACAAAGTTGCTGACTTATTTCATGCCCTTCATGTCCACTTCATTCACACTCTTTCAACCGTGAGGCACAGTTTTAAATCTGTCTTTTACGCTCCTAGAACTGCTGAGCTGCCCAGAATTACACTCCATCCTTCGTCTGGTCCTCAAAGCGGGGAACTATATGAATGCAGTGAGTGtttctttatttccttttcGATTCTTTTAATCTGTTTACAGTTACCCAAACGCTAGTGGTCTGGGTTTGTGTTCAGAGGCGTCGCTCAGACTGTGCACCTGGGTTTTGAATCGTTGTTTGTTTAAAGCTGTCacgtgttgtgtgtgtgttttgttttgaccTTGTGCATGTCTTCTCAGGGTGGATATGCAGGAAATGCTGCTGGTTTTCGAATTTCATCGCTGCTGAAGCTGGCGGACACCAAAGCCAACAAGCCAGGCATGAATCTGCTGCATTTTGTTGCAATGGTAAGATCTGAAATGTAGATGCCGTGAAATATAGTACCTGTTTTTAGTTGAAGAAATACAGTTGGTGTtgggtcaaaaaaaaaaaaagtagttgaAGGCCCTCAAACCAGATTGCTTTGCAGAGCGTCAGATTTTTCTCACCATTGGTAAATAATGTTTTGCTTCCTTTGAAACAATGGCTGATTAATCATGTGTTTGTCTCCACAGGAAGCTGTGAAAAAAGACCAGAGTTTACTGTCATTTCCCAGCCAACTAGGTCATGTTGGCTCCGCTTCAAGGTCAGTCTTTTTCCCCCCAAATCTATATCCTACTGTTATTTAGTCTGAATGATCATTCTTAATGACAATAATACCTCAAACACCctaccaaaacaacaaaacacccaGCTGTCAGCAAAAGATGCATGATTGGCAGTGGGGTATGATGGCCACTATTTGAGCTGCTGGACATTTTGACCATTTTCTTATTTCAGTTAGTGACTACAGCTGGGTGCTAAGAGATGACTATCTCTATGAGACTCTCAATTCCTGCACCCTTGCTCCTGCATTCTTGCTAGAATCTATTTAAATGGGACATGTTTTGCTCATTTGCAGATTTTTATTCCTGCCCTCTATTAGAGTAGTTTAACATGACTCTCAGCTTATAATATCCTTACTTATCTTATGCTGGGCTTTGATGGAGCCACTGAGTTTACATGCTGTCATGAAATGAGCCATTTTAGCTCTCTTCCCCTTCATTTTAAGCTAAGGCTCTTCTGGTTGGCTGCCCCTGATAAACCGAAGGCTTGAACAGTGGGTGGCTGGGCACCTGGGGTGACCATATAGAGGGAAGAGGTGTAGAAGATAGAGGTATAGAAAATGTCTAAGCATTTCCAAGCAGTCTGCAGCCTGAACTTCAAGGTCACAGGAATTACCTGCACAGGTTCTGACCTCTGTATTTGAAGTTTTGGGCATGTTTATTATGAGCGTCCATCATTGTAAGGGGATATATGACAAGGAGGAGGAAAGCAAAATAGGTCTTCTCTATGACTATTTCCTAGACACTTTCGATCATGTGCAATCATTTAGTTCCCGTCTTTAATTATTCACCCTTTGTTGAGACATACAGTTTACACACCTGTTTCTGTTCAGTTCACAAAAAAATTGCATGTATGTATTTGTCCTCTCCTCCTGTTGCAGGTTTTGTGAAGAGTCTGTGCTTGATGACTTGGCCAAGTTAAAAAGCAGAGTTGCGGCCCTCAAGGCAAATATACAGACTGAGGCAGAGATTCAGAAGCAGACACAGCCTTTCCTGGAGGTATGCAACAGATTGACTTTTAAATGGACTGTCTCCAATTTGAAATGTAACATGTCAGGTTATCTCAAGTTCAAGATTTTGGGCTTTAATTGAAGGGGTAATGAATATGTTCATGTAAAATGTATCTACAGGTGGCTGAGGAGCATCTGAAGGAGGCAGAGGATGAGGTGGAGGGTATGAGGATGTCGAGTCAGGCTCTGGTGGAGTTTTTCTGCGAAGATGACTGCACTTTTAAATTGGAGGAGGCTTGCAGggtctttcatttattttgccaCCGCTTCCAAAGAGCAGTCCAGGTTAGACGCTGTCGATAGGAAAATTGCATCATAGAAACTTTAACTGTATGCTAAAGATGACTGAGCAACtatcctttctctctctcttcataggAAAATGCAGAACGTGAATTGAAAGAACAGAAACGTCTGGAACGCCAACGTGAGATGGCAGAAAAGCGTCGCTCTCTGGCTGTTTGCACTGGGCTAGACCTGAGCCTGAGCCTCGCCAGAGAGCCTCCCAGTCAGGAGAGCCAGGATGAGCTGGAAAAACTCCTAGAAAGGAATCTAAGCTACACTTGGAGCCGTCGTAGTCTTAGAAGCTCTGATTCCCGCAGATACCTCCAACACTCTCACAACGATAGCCATCTCCTCAACTCACCAGTGTTCAAGAGCTTCCCTGAGCTGGGCAGCAGCCCGACGTCAACCAGTTATCACTCAAACAGCTCCTCTGACCACGAGACCTCTGCTGTTCTCTGCAGCTCTCCAGAGACTGATGGCATGTGTTCCCCCATTGACCAAGGACCCGTCCTGGGCCGAGGGAGCAGGGCTCAGCACAGCCAAGAGACAAAATtaaacactgaaacagcaaCATTTAGTCATTCTCAGCGCGAAAGTGGCTTTGTTGTGAAACAACACGGACCTGAGAGTATTTCTTATGTGAGGCAAAACCAATCCAAGTTAAGGGGAACTGAAAAAGAAGTGGATTTTTCACATGAACACATGGATTTGGTTAACCGTTCCTATACAGACTCTGCTTCTATCCATAACACACCAACCCAGTGTGTTAAAAGCAGAACTTCCACTTACAGGCAGAATTTTGGCCTGCCAGTAATGCCCAGTAATCGTCCTATTCACTCAAAATCCAACAGCTCTTGTGTCAATGAGGAATTACAACAGTCTGTTCATACAAGTGGAATACAGTCTTGTAGTGACAACAGTACTGGGCTCATTAGGTACTCCAGATCTGAGACCAAACTGCAGTCATCTGTCAGCCCTCCAGTGGAGGAGCAGTCGCAGCCACAGACGAGAGACGCACCCTCTATTGAACCAAGTACTGCGACGTGTTTGCCTGATGGAGTTTTAACAAACCGGACAGACACAGACGTGGTGTCCACACCTGCGGAGGAGACTTGGATGCCCTCCAGTCTACCGGAGTTCAGCCAGTCACAGCCAGAGGAGGATCCCGAGTTGCCAAGTACCGAGAGGGAGACGGGGAGGTCATATTCTCGTGTCGGTGAAACGCTGGAGTGCCACACTCTGGTGAAAGGCCTTAGATCCTATGACGCCTTGTCACCCCCAGGCTCCCCACTCCCACGACCAACACCAAGCCTCTGCTCCAAGTGGAGGAAAGAAAGGGAGGTTGACCTTCAAGAGGGGTCAACCCCAGCGTCTCCGACATCAAAGGAAGAGGCTCGAACCATGAAGGTCCCTGTACGCAGTGGGATAGGAGCCAAGAGGGGACTTGTGTCACGCACAGGCCCTTCCAGTAGCACGGGCATTCCCAGGGTACGCTCTAAAACTGAATCTTCAAGTGGAAACCCACCCCCTACAAACTCATCAACTCCTACCCGCCTGGCTACTCCTCGTAGTGTGTCAATGCGTTCATCTCCTATTTCTCGAGCGGCTGAGGTGAAGCGAAGTAACAGCACGCGGGAGAGAACTGTAAGTGAGGCGCAGGCTCCGGGGAAGCTCACCCTGGCCCGTAGGACTTCAGACAGATCTGTGCCAGAGAAGGGCTCTGGCAGCACCCAGCCAACTTTCATCAGAGGCACTCCTCTCCGCGTTTCCAAACGCCTCGCCCCAAACTCAGAGTCTCAGGTTTCCTGTCAGCCTAGCACTGCCCACAGCCCATCCTCGGCCACAGCCAAGACCATACGTACGGCTGTCATATCGGCAGCCCGAAATAAAACTGCCAAGACGACAAGCACAAGCCCCACTCCTGCTAGCTCTAAAATCCCAACAGCTTCAAGGATACCTGGGCCCAAAATGCCTCGAGGGTCtgccacctccacctctcctgctgCTCAGCCCCTGTGGAGGTGATGGACATGAATAAGTGCCTCCTCAAACTTCTCCTGCCTTTACAGTTTTGTGATTGTTTTGAGCTCTTTGTCAGCTGTAGTTCATTAAAAATTGATTTGTGTGACATGCATGTGTAGTCTGAGTGCTCGGTTTCTACATGTGCAAAAGGACCGTGTGGTGGGAGCATCAGGGATACTTCATCTTGTTTCACCCAGTAACAGGATAGGGGATTTTCTACAGTCTACCTCTATTTACACCCATTTGTGTCCTTTGCAGGCAATAGGACAACAAAACTCTGTCTCCAGTTGTAGAACAGGTTGACACTAAGtcacaataataaaatagaacacTACTCTGTGCCTTGTATGTACAAGTGTGCTGCCAGAAGTGTAATTTGGCAAACCGTTTGTCTCTTGCATggaacaaaacacttttttttttcttcttcttttttttaggaaCGTGTCCAAATGTTGTGAATACAGTGACCTCTCTGTTAAGTGATCATGGTGTTCTCAAACTTGGCTGTCTTACAGTCCTA
This window encodes:
- the fhdc2 gene encoding formin-J, translated to MHINLSVAIKESCAFHGTQPALPATAEVTTMEPRVVLVAPPPPPLAPPPPPPPPPPPPPTAPTFSSSSPLSRADSARRSRLRKLNWERIPKEKVEGRKSVWSGAAPDEDEFPIDLHSLDELFGQKDSKPRDRTSTLRRRSALLRCRSPQDSSEEISLLDSKRSMNIGIFLRQFKMPAKEIVEDIRQGAGGRYGAEKLTELCKLLPDNEEESRLKKFSGDRSWLGEPDLFMLLLVEVPSFRRRLDAMILQQEFDPAVTSLCVAARCLREAARELLSCPELHSILRLVLKAGNYMNAGGYAGNAAGFRISSLLKLADTKANKPGMNLLHFVAMEAVKKDQSLLSFPSQLGHVGSASRFCEESVLDDLAKLKSRVAALKANIQTEAEIQKQTQPFLEVAEEHLKEAEDEVEGMRMSSQALVEFFCEDDCTFKLEEACRVFHLFCHRFQRAVQENAERELKEQKRLERQREMAEKRRSLAVCTGLDLSLSLAREPPSQESQDELEKLLERNLSYTWSRRSLRSSDSRRYLQHSHNDSHLLNSPVFKSFPELGSSPTSTSYHSNSSSDHETSAVLCSSPETDGMCSPIDQGPVLGRGSRAQHSQETKLNTETATFSHSQRESGFVVKQHGPESISYVRQNQSKLRGTEKEVDFSHEHMDLVNRSYTDSASIHNTPTQCVKSRTSTYRQNFGLPVMPSNRPIHSKSNSSCVNEELQQSVHTSGIQSCSDNSTGLIRYSRSETKLQSSVSPPVEEQSQPQTRDAPSIEPSTATCLPDGVLTNRTDTDVVSTPAEETWMPSSLPEFSQSQPEEDPELPSTERETGRSYSRVGETLECHTLVKGLRSYDALSPPGSPLPRPTPSLCSKWRKEREVDLQEGSTPASPTSKEEARTMKVPVRSGIGAKRGLVSRTGPSSSTGIPRVRSKTESSSGNPPPTNSSTPTRLATPRSVSMRSSPISRAAEVKRSNSTRERTVSEAQAPGKLTLARRTSDRSVPEKGSGSTQPTFIRGTPLRVSKRLAPNSESQVSCQPSTAHSPSSATAKTIRTAVISAARNKTAKTTSTSPTPASSKIPTASRIPGPKMPRGSATSTSPAAQPLWR